From Actinomyces procaprae:
GGGTGCCGCCGCAACATCAACCGACCTCAGCGGTCACAACTACCGACCTCGGCGGTCATAACTACCGATCTCGGCGGTCATATCAACCGACCTCGGCGGTCATAACTACCGATCTCGGTGGTTATAACTACCGATCTCGGTGGTTATAACTACCGATCTCGGTGAAGAGAAGCGCCTCGGGGGTGCGGACGCCCTTCAGGGGGTGCGGACGCTTCAGGGGGTGCGGACGCCCTTCAGGAGTTCTCGGTGGCGCGGGCGAGCCAGCGGTCCAGCCGTTCTTCGCGTCTGCGCCGCAGCGCCCGCTCGGAGATGACACGTTCAATGGCGGCGGCGTCGTTCAGGTCCAGGTTGCTCAAGGAGCGGCCGATCTCCGCATCCACCATGTCCAGGTGCAGCGCAGCCAGGGAGCGGCGCCGCGCGCAGGGTCCCTGCACCAGCCGCAGCGACTGGATGCGCTCGTAGGGGATCACACTGACACGCCGCCGCCACCGCCCGAGCCGCAGCACCACGCAGGTGTCGGTAAGGGCGATCGCTTCGCGCCGCCACGCCAGCGGGGAGAACAGGCGCCCACGGGGACTTATGCGTATGAACCCGCGCCCGGCGGCGCCGACGGCCAGGGCCTCGTCGCCCGCACCGTCCTGGCCCTGCCCGGTCAGGGCAGATTCCAGGAAGGCGTCGGGATCGGCCACACCCAGGTCGGGCACCACCAGCCACAGCGCCCGCAGGGCCGTATCACGCCGCCCCACCGGCAGCAGCACGTTAGCCCCGCTGTTCTCCACCGTCCCGGAGGACTTGGTCTCAGCAGCGCTGCGCCCGGCCACACTCACCTCAACCCGCCACCAGTCGGGACCGCGCCACAACGGCCCCTGCGCGATCTGCACGCCATGGACCCGACCGGGAGGGAGCGTGGAGGAGGTCTCCGCGGTCAGCCCGAAGCGCGTTCGAATCCCCGCGGGCGCGGCCGCAGCCCGGAAGCGCCACCCCTTGTCGAAGCGGCTCCACGCGTATGCCCCGAAACCGAACGGTATGGTCAACATAGGCAGCACGCTGAAGAACACCGCCACTGGCCTGTTGTCCTGGAAGGCCCCGATTCTCAGCCACACGGCCAGCAACACCAGGAAGCTGACCGACACCGCGACGGCGGCAAGGGTCGCTCCCGAGCGCAGCATCGAACCGATCAGGATGCGGGTGTCCACCTCATACAGGTAGTGCTCGGCGGCGGACAGACGCTCCCCCGGGATCGGCTGCGCGGTCATGGCATCCTCGAACCCGTGGGGCACCGACCGGCCCGCCGTCCCGTCGGTGTCAACGAGGCAACTGCGCGGCCCCGCGTCCCCATTCGGTTCGTCGGCCTCGCCAAGCCGCTCCATCCCCGCACCCGCGGTCGCATCCGGCTCCGCCGCCTCGCCCCCGCCGTACAGCTGGGCTCCGGCCGCCAGCGTCAGGATCTGCTCGCGCAGTTCCTCCAAGTCGCGCGTCCGCAGGAAGCCGATGGTGACATTCGAGTCCCCGCCCCCGGCGACCTCCACCTTCAGCCGCCCCAGCCCGAAGATACGGCCCAGCAGCGGGTGGACGATGTCGACGGACTGGATGCGCGGCAGGCGCGCGGTGCGCAGTTGCCGGTTGAGAACTCCCGTGCGCAGGTAGACGGCATCGCGGTCGACGGCGAATGCGCGCATCCGCCATGACAGCCACAGGCCCAGGCCGATCACCACGACCACACCGAGGACGGCCAGTGCCGCCCCCGTAATCAGCCGCGGCGATACACGCGCCTGTACCTCTTGCAGCGCCGAATAGGCGTCGCCCACGTACTCCACGTTCTGCCAGACCAGGATGGCCAGTACGGCGGTGATGCCCTTCCACCCCTCCAGCAGCGGGGTAATGGGGTGCACCCGGGACCACTTGGCGTCGGGTGGGAGGGTGATGCCGCGTTCCTGGGTGGTCGGGTTCAGGTCATCGCGCCGACGCCGATCGCCGGGCCTGGGCGGGACGGTGGCCGCCCGTGGCGCGCCGGGGTCGCCGGATGTGAGCGGATGCGTGCTCATAGTCCGGCCATCCTCTGCTCGCCGCGTTCGGACAGGAGGCGCCGCAGGTTCTCCGCCTCGGCTACGGGCAGTCCGTTGATCGTCGCGTCCGTCGACGCCGACGCCGTGTGGAGTTTCACCTCTGCGATGCCCAGGTGACGGCCCAGCGGCCCCTGGGAGGTGTCCACGAACTGCATGCGCCCGTATGGGATGACGTTGATTCTGCGGAACATGATGCCCTTGCGCCACAGCAGGTGGTCATCGGCCATGGCGTACCCCATGGCCCGCACCTGCCGGGGGATGAGCCACAGCTCCCATACGGTGAGGACGACGACCAATACCGTCCCGATGTGGAACCAGGGACTCGCCCAAATACCCGCGGCCACGAAGCCGATCAGGCACACGCCGTTGAATACCAGGTTGGAGACCAGGCGCGCGGTGATCAGCCGTGGGGATACGGGCCGGAAGTCGACGCCGTCAGGGGCGAAGGGGTCCGCCGTCGGTAGGGCAGTTGGGTGCGGGAGAGTTGGGGACATGGGGGCTCCTGATGCTGGATTCCCACCGAGCATCGCAAGCGTGGCCGCCGTGATGCATCCTCCCACGGGAGGAGCGGGCCGACCCCGTGGATCCTCCCGGGGAACGTCCGCGAACCCGGCTCCCGGCCGCCGGAGGGGGCGACGGCGCCTTAGGACTGGAGGGCGCGCCCGCGGGGAGGGGTCAGAGCAGGTCGATCAGCGTGTTGTCGATGAGCCGGGTGGTGCCCACGCGGGCGGCGA
This genomic window contains:
- a CDS encoding PH domain-containing protein — translated: MSTHPLTSGDPGAPRAATVPPRPGDRRRRDDLNPTTQERGITLPPDAKWSRVHPITPLLEGWKGITAVLAILVWQNVEYVGDAYSALQEVQARVSPRLITGAALAVLGVVVVIGLGLWLSWRMRAFAVDRDAVYLRTGVLNRQLRTARLPRIQSVDIVHPLLGRIFGLGRLKVEVAGGGDSNVTIGFLRTRDLEELREQILTLAAGAQLYGGGEAAEPDATAGAGMERLGEADEPNGDAGPRSCLVDTDGTAGRSVPHGFEDAMTAQPIPGERLSAAEHYLYEVDTRILIGSMLRSGATLAAVAVSVSFLVLLAVWLRIGAFQDNRPVAVFFSVLPMLTIPFGFGAYAWSRFDKGWRFRAAAAPAGIRTRFGLTAETSSTLPPGRVHGVQIAQGPLWRGPDWWRVEVSVAGRSAAETKSSGTVENSGANVLLPVGRRDTALRALWLVVPDLGVADPDAFLESALTGQGQDGAGDEALAVGAAGRGFIRISPRGRLFSPLAWRREAIALTDTCVVLRLGRWRRRVSVIPYERIQSLRLVQGPCARRRSLAALHLDMVDAEIGRSLSNLDLNDAAAIERVISERALRRRREERLDRWLARATENS
- a CDS encoding PH domain-containing protein, whose amino-acid sequence is MSPTLPHPTALPTADPFAPDGVDFRPVSPRLITARLVSNLVFNGVCLIGFVAAGIWASPWFHIGTVLVVVLTVWELWLIPRQVRAMGYAMADDHLLWRKGIMFRRINVIPYGRMQFVDTSQGPLGRHLGIAEVKLHTASASTDATINGLPVAEAENLRRLLSERGEQRMAGL